The Acidobacteriota bacterium DNA segment AACCGGCGGACCAGGAGCCTCGCGCGGCATCCAAGCGAAAGCTGAAACCGGTCGTGTCGGACGAGGTGGGCAACGACACCGCCAGCGGAAACGGAGGCATCCTTCCGGGGTCGGGCTCCGCGGTCGGTTTGCCGTCGTTGGTCATCAGGTGATCCTTGCGGCTGGCGTAGATCCGGATCGACGCCCGCCGCCACAGATCGCCATCGAAGCGGCGCACGACGTCGATCGAGTTCAGCCGGGTGAAGAAGTAGACGGCGTTCAACAACCGTCCGGGATAGTCGATGTCATGTTGCTCCTGATAGGAGCCCAGGTAGTCGATCGTCCAGTGCTCGCCGGCGCGGAAGCCGTACTGCCAGCTCGCATTCTGCGACCGGTAGTCTCCCTGGACGAGGCGCCCCGCCCCGTCGTGGTAGTCGTCTCCTTGCCGCTGATCGAAAGCCAGCGACGCCCGCTGGTTCCGGCTCGACCAGTCGACGGCGACGGTGGCATCGATTCCACGCCCGTCGTTCCCGGCGGAGAATCCGGCGCGGCCGCCCCACTTCGCCTCGCCCGAGGCGAATTCCGGCCTGTGGCGCTCGACGCGCACGGCGGCGAGCGCGCCCGCGCCCCAGGCGAGCGCGAACGGACCTTTCGCGATCGTGACTCGGTCGATGGTGTGCGGATCGACGTGGCTCAGCTCGGAATCCATCCGCGCCGGCCCCGCCGCGAACGTCCGCGTGCCGTCGACGATCGTCGCGATCTGGCCCTCGCGCAGGCCGCGCACGGTCGGGTCGAGATTGATCGGCCCGCGTTGGAACGCATCGAGCCCCGGCTGGTCCCGCAACGCATGGGCGAGCCCCCGCTCGATCTCCTTGCCCCAGAGTTCGGCGCGGCCGACCTCGGTCACCGCCGGAAGATCCGGAATGGTCGCCGTCACCACGATCCGTTCCCGATGGGACGGTTTCTGCTCCGCCGATGCCGTTGCGCTTCTCGAGCCCTTTTCTTCTCCCCGAGCATCGGCGGCGCGATCCTCGCCGGCGTACGCCGTACCGGCCGAAAACGCGACCGCGACCGCCACGAGCAAGGCCGGCATGACGCGCGGCCGCAAGCACTCTCTCATCCTCGTCGCCTCCTTCCTCCCGCGCCCGCGTCGCGGAGCGCAGCCGTGCTCGCTCCAGCGGCGGCGAACCGCGACGCGACGGCGCGTGTGGCCTCGAATCGATGGGCGTGCGCACGCCACGCGGGCGCGCTGGGCACGCCGGTCCTGTCGAAGAGGTCAGCCGCGACAGCGGCGAGGAGGGGGTGTCGGAGGCTCCGGTGGAGGGGACGGCGCCAGCGACGCCGAACGGCAAGGAAGTTCGCCGAGGCGCTTCGCGGCCCGAACACGGGGCTCGGTCGGCGGCGGCGTGCCGGCGGGCCGTCGTAGTCCCTCGAGCGTCCACTCGGTTCGCACCGGCCCGCACGTTCCGCGAACGGAGCACTCGTCGAGGCCTGCCGGGCCCCGGCAGCAGCAACAGGAGGTGCGATCGCCGTGCCCACCGCAGGCGCAGACCGAGCGGCGCGCGGCATGGAGCGGCGGTGCCGGAAACAGCAATCCCGCCAGCAGCACGAGGGCGACCACGATGCGTCCCGCTGGGGCCATCAGCTCGCCTTGGTCGACGCCGGGCGCGAGCCTTGAGGACGGCCCGCGGCTCGCAGCGCCGGCTGGAAGGCGCGAGTATGGAACGAACCTCCGGCTCCGTGCCACCGGGAGGGCACGGGTCGTCCTGCGAGTCCCGCGCGGGAGCCGCGGCCCCCCGATGCCCGTCGATTCAGGGCCGGAAGGACCGGTTCCGTTGCCCCGGCGGGCGGCGAGAGGAAGCCGCGCGGGCCGGCTCATCCTGCGCCAGCGTTCGTGTCCGGGATGAAACCGGCTCGACCCGTTTCTCGCCCGCTCGCTCTTGTCCGCCGAATTTCCCGCCACTTTCATTTGGCGCCGGAACGGCGCAAGTGGGAGTGAACCTCGCGGTCACCAGGCACCGTCCGGCGGGCGCCGCCGCCGGGCGCCGCCGGGACGCCGGCGGTGGCCGATCGCGCGCCGAAGGCCGGGCGCGCCGGCGCGTACCGGGCCCCCGAGCCGCGAAAGGGAAGGGAACCGGGTCCCCCGGGGATCGCCGGGGTTCGGGCCCCCGGGTGGGCGCCGGCGGCGCACTCCGCGCCGCTTTTCCCGGGGTGCGACCCTTCCAAGGGATTGGCGGTTTTTGCGATAATGCGGCCATCGAAGCAGGGCGGGGGACAGCCGACACCTGGGAGGAGGATCGTCGTGACCAAAGGGAGGATGATCGTCACGGTGCTCGCCTGTCTCGCCGTGGCGGCGCTGGCAGCGGGCGCCGCGCCGGCGGGGAAGGCGAAAGTCGGGGAGTTCGAACCGTCGGTGCTGGCGACGCCGCATCCGTACCCGGCGGCGGCGCCGGGAGAGACGTTGCAGTGGGTGGTTCGCTATCCCGGTGCGACGTACATCCGCCTGCACTTCAGCCGGTTCGAACTCGCTCCGGGTGACGTCCTCGAGATCCGGGACCCTTCCGGCCGGGTCCGCCACCGTTACACCGGTCTCGGCCCCCACGGAGACGGGGAGTTCTGGGCGTTCTCGATTCCGGGCGACACCGCCGTTCTCGAGCTGACCGCCGAAACGGGCGGAGGATTCGGGTTCGACTCGGACGGCTACGGGCGCGGCACGGAACCGATCGCGCCGGTCGGCCCGCCGCAGCCCGGACCCGAGAGCGTCTGCGGCAAGCAGGA contains these protein-coding regions:
- a CDS encoding TonB-dependent receptor — protein: MRECLRPRVMPALLVAVAVAFSAGTAYAGEDRAADARGEEKGSRSATASAEQKPSHRERIVVTATIPDLPAVTEVGRAELWGKEIERGLAHALRDQPGLDAFQRGPINLDPTVRGLREGQIATIVDGTRTFAAGPARMDSELSHVDPHTIDRVTIAKGPFALAWGAGALAAVRVERHRPEFASGEAKWGGRAGFSAGNDGRGIDATVAVDWSSRNQRASLAFDQRQGDDYHDGAGRLVQGDYRSQNASWQYGFRAGEHWTIDYLGSYQEQHDIDYPGRLLNAVYFFTRLNSIDVVRRFDGDLWRRASIRIYASRKDHLMTNDGKPTAEPDPGRMPPFPLAVSLPTSSDTTGFSFRLDAARGSWSAGFGADGYRLEQSARRQIRRRDTGMQMFDDPVWPDVQIDHAGLYATVTRSAQRWSLTGTIRGDHERVSTGELSSFFTEHVSTLRAPSRSALSAALGAAYRLGPGLRLEAGIGRAVRMPSALERFSDRFPSTAFQIAAEFVGDPGLAPEIAHEADLGLSGTTRRFGFRVDVFWRRIEDMITVAIDPSLSPRLPSSPPQVYRYVNGRGGRFWGGELELETELSDTLRLQASASVVRGRDLTFDEPAFGVPPATGSVQLHWQPSGESLWFEMGIRGALRQRRVATARLELPTPGYSVVALRAGGRVAGAWRWQADIDNLFDRVYATHLTALDPFSKQRVPAPGRTLRISLARTF